From Roseibium alexandrii DFL-11, the proteins below share one genomic window:
- a CDS encoding ATP-binding cassette domain-containing protein yields MRFDLPNGSSIQALKDVSLTLNDGELLSVLGPSGCGKTTLLNILAGFLAPTDGQVVLNGETVTGPAPERGMVFQKGALFEWMNVRHNVDFGPRMKGMAKKQRDEITDHLLDIVGLQDFKEKAVYELSGGMQQRVALARCLANEPDVILMDEPLGALDALTREKMQGLVLKLWKETGKTVILITHSVEEALLLGERLLVMAPRPGRIHKEYQLPFADSAVNADLREVKREKGFSETRDEILNMIWEMEEEIMGRAEAAQ; encoded by the coding sequence ATGCGCTTTGACCTGCCAAATGGCAGTTCCATCCAGGCGCTCAAAGACGTTTCCCTCACTCTAAACGACGGTGAATTGCTCTCCGTGCTTGGTCCTTCCGGATGCGGCAAGACCACGCTTTTGAACATCCTCGCCGGTTTTCTGGCGCCAACAGACGGTCAGGTTGTTCTGAATGGCGAGACGGTAACAGGGCCGGCGCCTGAACGCGGCATGGTCTTTCAAAAAGGCGCTTTGTTTGAATGGATGAACGTGCGTCACAATGTTGATTTCGGGCCCCGAATGAAGGGAATGGCGAAAAAGCAACGGGACGAAATTACCGATCACCTTCTGGATATTGTCGGCCTGCAGGACTTCAAGGAAAAAGCAGTCTACGAACTCTCTGGCGGGATGCAGCAGCGGGTTGCACTCGCAAGGTGTCTGGCCAATGAACCCGATGTTATTTTGATGGATGAGCCACTTGGAGCGCTGGACGCTTTGACCCGCGAGAAGATGCAGGGGCTTGTTCTGAAGCTTTGGAAGGAGACCGGAAAAACCGTGATCCTGATTACTCACTCTGTTGAAGAAGCGCTTCTGCTGGGTGAACGGCTGCTGGTGATGGCGCCAAGACCTGGCCGGATACACAAGGAGTATCAGCTTCCCTTCGCAGACAGTGCTGTGAATGCAGATCTTCGTGAAGTGAAGCGGGAAAAAGGTTTTTCTGAAACACGCGATGAAATCCTCAATATGATTTGGGAAATGGAAGAGGAAATCATGGGCCGTGCGGAGGCTGCCCAATGA
- a CDS encoding GNAT family N-acetyltransferase, whose protein sequence is MDHPIVSTEAEYRIEACNTYDFLSEEYSTLFKGSNATAFQSPLWLHEFYHTLVPGHGAEPLIIKISSKGSDHPDAILPLVRETHFGIRIVQPADLGVADYNAIVGSEEKLTALANNPSVAEGILSAIQPYHLILFRKQRPCAFDAAKLLPGANITPNTSCSYEVDAGAGYDNWFTTSVSKNMRKGLKRKTNGFEKTHGKLEFAELCDERSIVDAFQLMRELREARYEANLFSRPEVFEFYQNIAVKGQRHGIASTFVSKFEDRILSIDFGVRHKSRFLFLLGAFYEEQDFQRYSLGLLGLNELIRREAEAGHTIFDFTIGDEPYKLSFGAEQIPLTNITVTSGPIGRLAFTAYQSRGPFRRTLKKLMPKFS, encoded by the coding sequence ATGGATCATCCAATAGTCAGTACAGAGGCTGAATACCGGATCGAAGCGTGCAATACGTACGATTTTTTATCTGAAGAGTACTCAACACTATTTAAAGGCTCCAACGCGACGGCCTTCCAAAGTCCTCTATGGCTCCACGAGTTCTATCACACTCTTGTTCCAGGCCATGGCGCCGAGCCGCTGATCATCAAGATCTCCAGCAAAGGATCAGACCACCCTGATGCGATCCTCCCGCTTGTGCGGGAAACACATTTCGGCATTCGAATTGTCCAACCTGCAGATCTCGGAGTGGCCGACTACAACGCAATCGTGGGTTCGGAAGAAAAACTGACAGCGCTGGCAAACAATCCAAGCGTGGCGGAAGGCATTCTCTCTGCGATCCAGCCGTATCATTTGATCCTCTTCCGAAAACAGCGTCCGTGCGCATTTGATGCGGCAAAGTTGCTTCCAGGAGCAAACATAACTCCCAATACCAGCTGTTCCTATGAGGTAGATGCCGGTGCCGGGTATGATAATTGGTTTACGACATCTGTTTCAAAAAACATGCGCAAGGGTTTGAAGCGGAAAACAAATGGATTCGAGAAAACTCATGGCAAACTCGAGTTTGCCGAACTCTGTGACGAACGTTCTATAGTTGACGCGTTCCAGCTCATGCGTGAGTTACGTGAAGCACGGTATGAAGCCAATTTGTTCTCCCGTCCGGAGGTTTTTGAGTTCTATCAAAATATTGCTGTAAAGGGACAACGGCATGGAATCGCATCGACATTCGTTAGCAAATTCGAGGATAGAATTTTATCGATAGACTTTGGAGTCCGCCACAAGAGCCGCTTCCTCTTCTTGTTGGGTGCATTCTATGAAGAACAAGATTTCCAACGATATTCGCTCGGGCTTTTGGGTCTCAACGAGCTGATCCGCCGTGAAGCAGAAGCGGGACACACCATCTTTGATTTCACGATCGGCGATGAGCCTTATAAGCTTTCATTTGGCGCAGAACAGATACCGCTTACGAATATCACGGTCACCTCCGGGCCGATTGGCCGGCTGGCCTTTACCGCCTATCAGTCCCGCGGCCCATTCCGCAGGACTTTGAAGAAACTGATGCCGAAATTCAGCTGA
- a CDS encoding aminotransferase family protein — MDAVLAKNDNSDVIAADKAHVWHHLIQHKTFETVDPRIIVEGKGLRVWDAAGKEHLDGVSGGVWTVNVGYGRETIAQAVRDQLVKMNFFANTLGSVPGALFAERLISKMPGMSRVFYSNSGSEANEKVFKMVRQISQRHHGGKKSKILYRDRDYHGTTITALSAGGQGERSAHYGPFTPGFVAVPHCLEYRNQYDSAEAYGERAADAIEEVILREGPDTIGAICLETMTAGGGVIVPPEGYWERVQEICKRHQILIHLDEVVCGVGRLGTWFGYQQFGIKPDFVTMAKGVASGYAAISCTVTTEEVFDLFKDASGDPLSYFRDISTYAGCAAGPAAALENMRIIEDEGLLENTLSMGARLMENLEGLKEKHAVVGDVRGRGLFAGVELVSDRVTKEPANEAKVQAVAGHCMAQGVIIGMTNRALPGFNNTLCLAPALIATADDIDRLTSSIDEALTAVFS, encoded by the coding sequence ATGGATGCTGTTCTTGCAAAAAACGACAATTCCGACGTCATTGCCGCCGACAAGGCGCACGTTTGGCATCATCTCATTCAGCACAAGACGTTCGAGACCGTAGACCCGCGCATCATCGTTGAAGGCAAGGGACTGCGAGTTTGGGATGCCGCTGGCAAAGAGCACCTAGACGGGGTCTCCGGCGGTGTCTGGACCGTTAACGTTGGTTACGGCCGGGAGACGATTGCCCAGGCCGTCCGCGATCAGCTGGTGAAGATGAACTTCTTCGCAAATACGCTTGGATCTGTTCCAGGGGCCCTTTTTGCTGAACGGCTAATCTCCAAGATGCCGGGCATGAGCCGGGTGTTTTATTCAAACTCGGGCTCGGAGGCGAACGAGAAAGTCTTCAAGATGGTCCGCCAGATTTCCCAGCGGCACCATGGCGGCAAAAAATCCAAAATACTCTACCGTGACCGCGACTACCACGGCACCACAATTACGGCTCTGTCCGCCGGTGGTCAGGGCGAGCGTTCGGCCCACTACGGTCCGTTCACGCCTGGATTTGTTGCAGTTCCACACTGCCTGGAATACCGCAATCAATATGACAGCGCTGAAGCCTATGGGGAGCGCGCAGCTGACGCCATCGAAGAAGTCATCCTCCGTGAAGGACCGGATACGATCGGCGCGATCTGCCTTGAAACCATGACAGCGGGCGGCGGTGTCATTGTGCCGCCGGAGGGCTATTGGGAGCGTGTCCAGGAGATCTGCAAACGCCACCAGATCTTGATCCACCTCGATGAAGTCGTCTGCGGCGTCGGACGCCTTGGAACCTGGTTCGGATATCAGCAATTCGGCATCAAACCGGACTTCGTAACAATGGCAAAGGGTGTGGCCTCCGGATATGCCGCAATCTCCTGCACCGTGACCACCGAAGAAGTCTTTGACTTGTTCAAGGATGCGTCCGGTGATCCATTGAGTTATTTCCGGGACATTTCCACTTACGCTGGCTGTGCTGCAGGTCCTGCCGCAGCGCTTGAAAACATGCGCATCATCGAAGACGAAGGCCTGCTGGAAAACACGCTGTCGATGGGCGCCCGCCTGATGGAAAACCTGGAAGGCCTTAAGGAGAAACACGCCGTAGTTGGCGACGTGCGTGGCCGAGGTCTGTTTGCAGGCGTCGAACTTGTGTCCGATCGTGTGACCAAGGAACCGGCCAATGAAGCCAAGGTTCAGGCGGTCGCAGGGCATTGTATGGCCCAGGGCGTTATCATCGGCATGACCAATCGGGCGCTTCCTGGCTTCAACAACACCTTGTGTCTCGCACCGGCATTAATCGCGACTGCCGATGACATCGACCGCCTCACCAGCTCGATTGATGAGGCACTTACTGCGGTGTTCAGTTGA
- a CDS encoding GcvT family protein, with protein sequence MAIPSKARVVIIGGGVIGCSVAYHLAKQGWSDILLLERKQLTSGTTWHAAGLIAQLRATQNMTRLAKYSQELYGSLEDETGLSTGFKRCGSITMALTAERREEILRQASMARAFGVEVEEISLGEVQKRYPHVNTSGATAAVYLPLDGQGDPANIALALAKGARQKGARILERVKVTGIEVKDRRATGVSWEQDGETGFVEAEMVVNCGGMWGHEVGRMAGVNVPLHACEHFYIVTEQIDGLGQLPVLRVPDECAYYKEDAGKMLLGAFEPNAKPWGMTGIPDQFEFDQLPEDFDHFEPILAAAVERMPMLAEAGIHTFFNGPESFTPDDAYHLGLAPELENFWVAAGFNSIGIQSAGGAGMALAAWMESGEKPFDLGDVDISRMQPFQGNKTYLFERSKETLGLLYADHFPYRQKATARGIRRTPLHGHLLEQGAVMGELAGWERANWFADPGQDRAYQYSWKRQNWFENSAREHMAIRESAGLYDMSSFGKIRVEGPDAERFLNHVCGADMSVPTGRIVYTQMLNEAGGIEADVTVTRLSETAYLMVTPAATRLADQTWLRRHMGDHQVVLTDVTSGEAVLALMGPRSRELLGRISPNDFTNETNPFGTAQDIEIGMALARAHRVSYVGELGWEIYVPTEFAAHVFETLREAGRDEGLKLCGLHAMDSCRMEKAFRHFGHDITCEDHVIDAGLGFAAKTSKPGFIGRDAVLERKETGPKSRLVQFQLQDPEPMLYHAEPILREGEVCGYLSSGAYGHALGAAIGLGYVPCDGESAANVLGSAYEIEIAGTRVPATASLKPLYDPTSSRMKV encoded by the coding sequence ATGGCCATTCCTTCAAAAGCCCGCGTTGTCATTATTGGTGGCGGGGTCATCGGGTGTTCAGTTGCCTACCACCTGGCCAAGCAAGGCTGGAGCGATATCCTGCTTCTGGAACGCAAGCAGCTCACCAGCGGTACGACCTGGCATGCTGCCGGCCTGATTGCGCAGCTTCGGGCAACCCAGAACATGACCCGTCTCGCCAAATACAGCCAGGAGCTCTACGGCTCTTTGGAAGACGAAACGGGTTTGTCGACCGGCTTTAAAAGATGCGGCTCGATTACCATGGCGCTGACCGCAGAACGCCGGGAGGAAATTCTGCGTCAAGCCTCCATGGCACGGGCGTTCGGGGTAGAGGTTGAAGAGATTTCACTGGGCGAAGTCCAGAAGCGCTATCCGCACGTCAACACAAGTGGTGCGACCGCAGCTGTTTACCTGCCGCTCGATGGTCAGGGCGACCCGGCAAACATCGCACTGGCTCTGGCAAAGGGCGCACGTCAAAAAGGCGCAAGGATCCTGGAGCGGGTCAAAGTGACCGGGATAGAGGTCAAAGACAGGAGAGCCACCGGTGTCAGTTGGGAGCAAGACGGTGAAACCGGATTTGTCGAAGCCGAGATGGTGGTCAATTGCGGCGGCATGTGGGGGCATGAGGTTGGCCGGATGGCAGGGGTCAACGTTCCGCTGCATGCTTGTGAGCACTTTTACATCGTGACCGAGCAGATCGACGGCCTGGGGCAACTGCCGGTCCTGCGTGTCCCGGACGAGTGTGCCTACTACAAGGAAGACGCCGGCAAGATGCTGCTTGGCGCATTTGAGCCAAATGCCAAGCCCTGGGGAATGACCGGCATTCCCGACCAGTTCGAGTTCGACCAGCTGCCGGAAGACTTTGATCATTTCGAACCGATCCTGGCAGCTGCGGTCGAACGCATGCCGATGCTGGCCGAGGCGGGGATCCATACCTTCTTCAATGGACCTGAGAGTTTTACGCCGGACGATGCCTACCATCTGGGTCTTGCCCCGGAACTGGAGAATTTCTGGGTCGCGGCAGGCTTTAATTCCATCGGGATCCAGTCCGCAGGTGGCGCTGGTATGGCGTTGGCCGCCTGGATGGAAAGCGGCGAGAAACCATTTGATCTCGGGGATGTCGATATCTCCCGGATGCAACCGTTTCAGGGCAACAAGACCTATCTGTTTGAACGGTCGAAGGAAACGCTCGGGCTGTTGTACGCCGATCATTTCCCTTACCGGCAAAAGGCGACTGCACGGGGAATCCGGCGCACGCCGCTCCATGGGCATCTGTTGGAGCAAGGTGCGGTTATGGGCGAACTGGCCGGATGGGAGCGGGCGAATTGGTTCGCAGATCCAGGACAGGATCGCGCCTATCAGTATTCCTGGAAACGCCAGAACTGGTTTGAGAACAGCGCCCGCGAACACATGGCGATCCGGGAAAGCGCCGGACTATATGACATGAGTTCCTTCGGAAAGATCCGCGTTGAAGGGCCGGATGCCGAACGTTTCCTCAACCATGTTTGCGGTGCCGATATGAGTGTGCCGACAGGCCGGATCGTGTACACGCAGATGCTCAATGAGGCCGGCGGTATCGAGGCCGATGTAACAGTCACGCGGTTGAGCGAAACCGCTTACCTGATGGTTACTCCGGCTGCCACCCGACTGGCGGACCAGACGTGGCTGCGGCGTCATATGGGTGATCACCAGGTGGTGCTAACCGATGTGACATCCGGGGAAGCGGTTTTGGCTTTGATGGGACCGAGGTCAAGGGAGCTGCTTGGCCGGATCTCTCCAAACGACTTCACCAATGAAACCAACCCATTCGGGACAGCCCAAGACATTGAAATCGGCATGGCACTCGCCCGCGCCCACCGGGTGAGCTATGTGGGCGAACTTGGTTGGGAGATCTATGTGCCAACCGAGTTTGCTGCGCATGTCTTCGAAACACTTAGGGAGGCCGGCCGGGATGAGGGGCTGAAACTGTGCGGCCTTCACGCGATGGACAGCTGCCGTATGGAGAAGGCCTTCCGGCACTTTGGCCATGACATCACCTGCGAAGACCACGTCATCGATGCCGGTCTCGGCTTTGCTGCCAAAACCTCCAAGCCTGGTTTCATTGGCCGGGACGCCGTTTTAGAGCGCAAGGAAACTGGTCCTAAAAGCCGATTGGTACAGTTCCAGCTACAGGATCCGGAGCCGATGCTCTACCACGCCGAACCGATCCTTCGTGAGGGCGAGGTCTGCGGGTACCTGTCATCCGGTGCCTATGGACACGCACTCGGCGCCGCGATTGGTCTTGGTTACGTGCCATGTGATGGGGAAAGCGCTGCTAATGTTCTAGGCTCGGCCTATGAAATCGAGATTGCGGGCACTCGCGTGCCAGCAACCGCGAGCCTCAAGCCGCTCTATGATCCGACCAGCAGCCGTATGAAAGTCTGA
- a CDS encoding WecB/TagA/CpsF family glycosyltransferase, whose product MCNEDNAVRQEFLQADQILADGMPMVWIARIKHGLQNIERVATTDLYHDVALVAQDIGASFYLFGADEKSNAAAVSNTQKLYPDLNVVGRRNGYFGANEEDAIVSEINDLAPDVLWIGMGVPREQQFVSRNLKKLTNVGVIKTSGGLFDFLSLKNPRAPEWMQNLGLEWLYRTMQEPRRLGPRYLQTNHKAFFIMLRD is encoded by the coding sequence ATGTGCAACGAGGACAATGCAGTGCGCCAGGAATTCCTTCAAGCAGATCAGATCCTTGCCGATGGGATGCCGATGGTTTGGATCGCGAGGATAAAACATGGTTTGCAGAATATCGAACGTGTAGCAACGACCGACCTCTATCACGACGTTGCTCTTGTGGCTCAAGATATCGGCGCTTCGTTCTACTTGTTCGGCGCCGATGAAAAATCCAACGCTGCGGCAGTCAGCAACACCCAGAAACTCTATCCCGATCTTAACGTCGTGGGCCGGCGAAACGGCTATTTTGGGGCGAACGAAGAAGATGCAATTGTCTCAGAGATCAACGACCTCGCGCCGGATGTATTATGGATCGGCATGGGAGTTCCCCGAGAGCAGCAATTTGTATCCCGCAACCTCAAGAAACTGACCAACGTCGGTGTCATAAAAACCTCAGGCGGGCTCTTTGATTTTCTATCACTCAAGAATCCCCGCGCGCCGGAATGGATGCAAAATCTTGGTCTGGAGTGGCTCTACAGGACGATGCAGGAGCCACGCCGTCTCGGGCCGCGCTATCTTCAAACCAATCATAAAGCGTTCTTTATCATGCTGAGAGACTGA
- a CDS encoding glycoside hydrolase family 5 protein gives MWVRTLAKFILPACLAMTAWGGAHASPQNADHCFTAQTFPAFENRALLATMARGVNLPNWDADDIFYRPDLSTLRRLYESGFTHIRLPVFHEAFNTGDWGSEDLSKYSTELLAVLENLLAIGFTVTVDLHPDGTFNKVYRTAPDEGYRRLEDSWRHLSSVLDGTSPAEVALEFLNEPDTSPEIWEDHTGRLSRKLREWLPDHTFVVGPHGPMRHESLANFPPLTDGNTVYAIHFYDPFLFTHQGAEWHPPDDTARLATGIPFPTKENDARIRALVSRLQAEGHEQAAEEIRRIFEEPWTEKDVQNAFSTIENWSQKHGLPVVINEFGVLSYDAPRNDRLYWLQTVTKEAEALCIGWTHWDYSDGFGIVDPMSQALDNEAINALFDRPVSAGAN, from the coding sequence ATGTGGGTGCGTACTCTGGCGAAGTTTATACTGCCCGCCTGCCTGGCAATGACTGCCTGGGGAGGTGCACATGCCAGTCCGCAAAATGCCGACCATTGTTTTACCGCTCAGACCTTTCCGGCATTTGAAAACCGTGCACTCCTGGCAACGATGGCGCGCGGTGTGAACCTGCCCAATTGGGATGCTGATGACATTTTCTATCGTCCAGATTTGAGCACCCTCAGGCGGCTTTATGAAAGCGGCTTTACACATATCCGCCTCCCCGTTTTTCATGAAGCGTTCAATACGGGCGACTGGGGATCTGAGGATCTTTCCAAGTACTCTACTGAACTCTTGGCTGTGCTGGAGAACCTTCTCGCTATCGGGTTTACGGTGACGGTCGATCTCCACCCGGACGGGACGTTCAACAAGGTCTATCGAACGGCGCCGGACGAAGGATACCGACGCCTCGAAGACAGCTGGCGCCATCTTTCATCAGTGCTGGACGGTACCAGTCCGGCAGAGGTCGCCCTTGAGTTTCTGAATGAACCGGATACGTCGCCAGAGATCTGGGAGGACCATACCGGACGGCTCTCTAGGAAGCTTCGGGAATGGCTTCCAGATCACACGTTCGTCGTTGGCCCGCACGGCCCGATGCGCCACGAAAGTCTGGCCAACTTTCCGCCGCTGACCGATGGCAACACCGTTTACGCAATCCACTTCTACGATCCATTCCTTTTCACCCATCAGGGCGCCGAATGGCATCCGCCGGACGATACGGCACGCCTTGCTACCGGCATCCCATTCCCGACGAAAGAAAACGATGCGCGGATACGAGCGCTGGTCTCCCGGCTCCAGGCAGAAGGGCATGAACAGGCTGCAGAAGAGATTCGTCGGATTTTCGAAGAACCATGGACCGAAAAAGACGTCCAGAACGCCTTTTCGACGATTGAAAACTGGTCGCAGAAGCATGGGCTTCCTGTTGTCATAAATGAGTTTGGCGTTCTTTCTTACGACGCACCACGTAACGACCGCCTCTATTGGCTGCAGACGGTTACAAAAGAAGCCGAAGCGCTTTGCATTGGCTGGACGCATTGGGATTATTCAGATGGGTTCGGCATCGTCGATCCGATGAGCCAAGCGTTGGATAACGAAGCGATAAACGCCCTTTTCGATCGCCCGGTCTCTGCGGGGGCCAACTAG
- a CDS encoding taurine ABC transporter substrate-binding protein yields MALKSKLGGAVGLLALMGAFQPAAAEELTVAYFLEWPMPFQYAKAKGLYDEALGMKVNWVSFDTGTAMSAAMASGDVQIAVSQGVPPFVVATSAGQDLQIVDVAVSYSENDNCVVAEKLEIDKDSASELAGKKVGVPIGTAAHYGFLKQMEHFGVDIGTMDIVDMAPADGAAAFAQGSLEMVCGWGGALRRMKEHGNVLLTGAEKEELGILVFDVTSAPADFIAEESDTLSKFLKVTADANAMWNSGDNTAEMLPVIAKDAGMSEDDTSSTMATFVFPSVEDQLSAKWLGGGSQEFMKGVAEVFVNAGSIPSARDSYDGAVDTSALGAAANM; encoded by the coding sequence ATGGCGTTGAAATCGAAACTTGGTGGTGCAGTTGGGCTTCTGGCCCTGATGGGGGCGTTCCAGCCTGCAGCAGCAGAGGAACTGACAGTTGCATATTTTCTAGAATGGCCGATGCCGTTCCAGTACGCCAAGGCAAAGGGACTCTATGACGAAGCGCTGGGCATGAAGGTGAACTGGGTTTCCTTCGACACAGGCACCGCGATGTCGGCAGCGATGGCTTCCGGAGATGTTCAGATCGCAGTCAGCCAGGGTGTGCCGCCTTTCGTCGTCGCGACATCCGCCGGCCAGGACTTGCAGATCGTCGATGTGGCTGTCAGCTACTCGGAGAACGACAACTGCGTCGTCGCCGAAAAGCTTGAGATCGACAAGGACAGCGCCAGCGAGCTTGCCGGCAAAAAGGTAGGTGTTCCGATCGGTACGGCAGCTCACTATGGTTTCTTGAAGCAGATGGAGCATTTCGGTGTCGATATCGGTACAATGGATATTGTCGACATGGCACCGGCTGATGGCGCTGCGGCTTTTGCCCAGGGCAGCCTCGAGATGGTCTGTGGATGGGGCGGCGCGCTCCGCCGCATGAAAGAGCATGGCAATGTCTTGCTAACAGGTGCGGAGAAGGAAGAGCTCGGCATTCTGGTCTTTGATGTGACATCTGCGCCTGCAGACTTTATCGCAGAGGAAAGTGACACTCTCTCAAAGTTTCTGAAAGTGACGGCCGATGCCAATGCAATGTGGAACTCGGGTGACAACACCGCTGAAATGCTTCCTGTGATCGCAAAGGACGCGGGTATGTCCGAGGACGACACATCAAGCACCATGGCGACCTTTGTGTTTCCGAGCGTTGAAGATCAACTCAGCGCCAAGTGGCTCGGCGGCGGGTCGCAGGAATTCATGAAGGGGGTCGCGGAAGTGTTCGTGAATGCCGGCAGCATCCCGTCTGCACGGGATTCCTATGATGGCGCGGTCGACACGTCTGCGCTTGGTGCTGCCGCCAACATGTAA
- a CDS encoding ABC transporter permease: protein MIILIAYIAIFAAAFFIVHFFTLRIVHRNDFTSLKTVTFGDESAVKPNRIASVISVLAVFFIWGAFTGSKLTPIHVPGPYMGTTEFTYTAENAAGETDSATVTVVVHKLGEDVKLPEPAPSSGFAQNDVDSVAAWRSGLIRVNRNDEGQKEEGFNITAIDGQPIAVGSPVSVTDGSVALTAKGSLNFTPDKGMQMEPIWLPSPEAVWHRYVEIFGDGYQGITLLDHLGWSLLRVCAGFLLGSLIGIPLGYAMGLSGWFRGWFDPIVEFMRPVPPLALIPLVIIWFGIGESGKIILLFLAALWIMTIAARAGVSGVNISKVHAAYSLGASKSQILWHVIVPNSLPEIFTGARVAMGVCWGTVVAAELVAAEKGAGKMIVAASKFQLTDIVIMGIILIGVIGFAIDVLMRRAENWLVPWKGRS from the coding sequence ATGATCATTCTCATTGCCTACATCGCAATTTTTGCGGCCGCCTTTTTCATTGTTCATTTTTTCACACTCCGGATCGTTCACCGGAACGATTTCACCAGTTTGAAGACCGTGACTTTTGGAGACGAGAGTGCCGTCAAGCCAAACCGGATCGCCTCCGTCATTTCGGTCCTAGCTGTCTTCTTTATCTGGGGGGCCTTCACAGGTTCCAAACTGACCCCAATCCATGTGCCCGGACCGTATATGGGCACCACCGAGTTTACCTACACCGCAGAAAATGCTGCCGGAGAGACAGACAGCGCGACCGTGACCGTCGTGGTGCACAAGCTTGGGGAAGATGTGAAGCTGCCTGAACCAGCCCCGAGCAGTGGGTTTGCGCAGAACGATGTCGACAGTGTTGCGGCTTGGCGAAGCGGTCTGATCAGGGTCAATCGCAACGATGAGGGCCAGAAGGAAGAAGGATTCAATATCACCGCAATCGATGGTCAGCCAATCGCTGTCGGGTCTCCGGTATCTGTTACGGATGGTTCTGTCGCTCTGACAGCAAAGGGTTCGCTCAACTTTACACCGGACAAAGGCATGCAAATGGAGCCGATCTGGCTTCCGTCACCGGAGGCTGTCTGGCACCGGTATGTTGAGATTTTCGGGGATGGCTATCAGGGGATCACCCTGCTTGACCACCTGGGCTGGTCCCTGTTGCGCGTGTGCGCTGGTTTCCTTCTTGGAAGCCTGATCGGGATCCCGCTTGGCTATGCAATGGGACTGTCAGGCTGGTTCCGGGGATGGTTTGATCCGATCGTCGAATTCATGCGGCCTGTGCCGCCCCTGGCCCTGATCCCGCTAGTGATCATCTGGTTCGGGATCGGCGAGTCCGGCAAGATCATCCTCCTGTTTCTTGCCGCTCTTTGGATCATGACGATTGCCGCGCGTGCCGGGGTTTCGGGTGTCAACATATCCAAGGTTCATGCTGCTTATTCCCTCGGAGCCTCCAAATCGCAGATCCTGTGGCACGTGATCGTGCCCAATTCATTGCCCGAGATTTTCACCGGTGCACGGGTTGCAATGGGCGTTTGTTGGGGGACGGTGGTTGCTGCCGAACTCGTGGCTGCTGAAAAAGGGGCCGGCAAGATGATCGTTGCAGCCAGTAAATTTCAGCTGACCGACATCGTAATCATGGGGATCATACTGATCGGTGTGATTGGATTCGCTATCGATGTCTTGATGCGCCGCGCTGAAAACTGGCTCGTGCCGTGGAAAGGCCGCAGCTGA